The genome window CCGCCGGGTACCGGCCTGCCGATTCGCGTGCATGGTGCCTTTGTTTCCGATGAAGAAGTGCATCGGGTGGTGGATGCCTGGAAACTGCGCGGTGAACCGGATTACATCGAGGATATTCTGGCCGGTGCGGATGAGGGCTTCTCTTCCGGCGGTGAAGGCGGCTATGGCGAGGGCGGTGAGGGCAGCGAGGAAGATGCGCTGTATGACCAGGCCGTACAGTTTGTTCTGGAAAGCCGCCGCGCGTCGATTTCCGCCGTACAGCGCAAGCTGAAGATCGGTTACAACCGTGCTGCCCGGATGATCGAAGCCATGGAAATGGCCGGGGTGGTCACTTCGATGAGTACCAACGGGTCGCGTGAAGTGATTGCGCCCGGACCGAGTCGCGACTGATTCCAGCCAATTTTTTTCATCCAGACCTAATGAGGATTTCCATGGGCTTTATCCGCATGCTGTTGATTGCATTGCTCGCCATTCCGGGTTTGCCGTTGCAGGCAGCCGATGACACGGCAGTTCAGCGCCTGACCGGCCTGCTCAACCAGGCCCAGACCATCAGCGGGCGTTTTTCCCAGCTGACTCTGGATGGCAGTGGTACCCAGTTGCAGGAAACCTCCGGCGACATGTCACTCAAGCGTCCCGGACAGTTTCGCTGGCACACCGATGCGCCGATGGAGCAGTTGCTGGTCTCCAATGGTGAAACCATCTGGCTCTACGATCCCGATCTGATGCAGGTGACTATCCAGAAGATGGACCAGCGCCTGACTCATACGCCAGCGTTGTTGCTGTCGGGTGATGTATCGAAAATCGCTGAAAGCTTCGATATCACCCTGAAAGAGGGGGGTAATGTGGTTGATTTCATCCTCAAGCCGAAGGCTGCCGACAGCCTGTTCGAGAGTCTGCGCCTGTCTTTTCGCGGTGGCATGATCAACGACATGCAGCTGATCGATAACGTCGGTCAGCGCACCAACATCCTGTTTCTCGGGGTGAAGATGAATCCTCCGATTGCCGCCAGCCAGTTCACCTTCGAAGTGCCTGAAGGCGTTGACGTGATTCAGGAATAACAACCGGTTAGCCGAGGTCTTCAGTCCATTTCATGGAACTGTTCCGCAACGAACCGCTCGTTCAGCCGCTGGCTGCCCGGTTGCGTGCCACCTGTCTGGATGAGTACGTGGGCCAGCAGCACCTGCTGGCACCGGGCAAGCCGCTGCGCGAAGCGCTGGAGCAGGGTGCGCTGCACTCGATGATCTTCTGGGGGCCGCCGGGGGTAGGTAAAACCACCCTGGCGCGACTGCTGGCAGAAGTGTCCGATGCGCATTTCGAGACGATTTCGGCAGTGCTCTCCGGGGTCAAGGAGATCCGTCAGGCCGTCGATCTGGCGCGCCAGCAGGCTGCCCAGTACGGCCGCAGGACCATCCTGTTTGTTGACGAAGTGCATCGTTTCAACAAGAGCCAGCAGGATGCTTTTCTGCCCTTTGTCGAAGATGGCACGCTGATCTTTATTGGCGCCACAACGGAAAATCCTTCCTTTGAACTGAATAACGCTTTGCTCTCGCGGGCCCGGGTGTATGTGCTGAAAAGCCTGGACGAGGCAGCACTAAGGCGTCTGGCCGAGCGCGCGCTGAGCGAAGAAAAGGGTCTGGGCAAGCGCGGTTTGAGCCTGCCCGAGGAAAGTCTGCAATTGTTGCTGGCAGCCGCTGACGGCGATGGCCGGCGCCTGCTCAATCTGCTGGAAAACGCCGCGGATCTGGCCGAGGACGGTCAGGCGATTAGTGCGGATTTGCTGCAGAGCCTGCTGGGTGATGGCGTCAGGCGTTTCGACAAGGGCGGTGAAGCGTTTTACGACCAGATTTCCGCCCTGCACAAGTCGGTGCGTGGCTCCGATCCGGATGCCACCCTGTACTGGTATGCGCGCATGCTCGACGGTGGTTGTGATCCGCTGTATATCGCCCGCCGGGTGGTGCGCATGGCCAGTGAGGATATCGGCAATGCCGATCCGCGTGCCCTGACGCTATGCCTGAATGCCTGGGATGTGCAGGAGCGTCTGGGCAGCCCGGAAGGCGAACTGGCTGTAGCGCAGGCATTGGTTTATCTGGCCTGCGCGCCGAAGAGCAATGCTGTTTACAGTGCGTTCAAGGCGGCCATGCGTGACGCCGCCGAACAGGGCTCGCTGGAAGTGCCGCTGCATCTGCGCAATGCGCCGACCAGATTGATGAAGGAACTGGGTTATGGCGGTGAATACCGTTATGCCCATGATGAACCGGAGGCATACGCCGCCGGAGAGGATTACTTTCCCGAACAGCTGCAACCGCGTCGCTATTATCAGCCGGTGCCGCGCGGGCTTGAACTCAAGATTCGCGACAAGCTCGAGCATCTGGCCACACTGGATAGCCAAAGCCCCCGGCAAAGGAGAAAACCATGATTCAGGTGGCCATGGCGGTTGCGGCGGGTGGAGCACTGGGTTCGTTGCTGCGCTTTCTGGTCAGCAGCTGGGTGGTGGACAACTGGCCGCGGCATTTTTATCTGGGCACTTTTGCAGTGAACCTGCTGGGCTGTTTTGCCATCGGATTTCTTTCGGCCGTGTTTCTGCTGCGTGCAGATCTTCCGCTGCCCCTGCGTACGGGCCTTACCGTCGGCGTGCTAGGTGGTCTGACTACCTTTTCCAGTTTCAGCCTTGAAGTGGTCACCCTGCTGGAGTCCGGGCAGCACGGAACTGCAGCCGGTTACCTGCTGGGCAGTGTACTGGGCGGACTGGCCGCCGCCTGGCTGGGGATGACGCTGGCACGCCTGTGAAGGCTTGACTGCGCTGTTTTCAGGCACGCTTTTGCAGGGTGGGCTTCACCCGCCGAAACAGGGCAGTTGCTGGGCTGAAGTCCACCCTGCTTGGTTTGCCCGGCATGTATCCGGCGCATGGCCATAGAAAATGCTCGGCTTGACGCCCTGCAGTTCGTAAACTGTGAGGCTTGCCTGACCTTTCAATCATTCCGTTTGTCGAGATACACAATATGCTTGATGCCAAACTCGTCCGTTCGCAACTCCATGAAGTCGCCGAACGCCTTGCTACCCGTGGCTTCCAGCTCGACGTGGCGCGCTTCGAGGCCCTCGAGAGCCAGCGCAAGAGCGTGCAGACGCGTACCGAGCAGCTGCAGAACGAGCGCAATACCCGCTCCAAGGCCATCGGCCAGGCCAAGGCCCGTGGCGAGGACATCGCGCCATTGCTGGCTGAAGTGGATCAGCTGGGCAGCGATCTCGAATCCGGCAAGCGCGAACTGGAAGCCCTTCAGCTCGAGCTGGATAACCTGATGCTGAACATGCCCAACCTGCCGGATGCATCGGTGCCGGTGGGTGCTGACGAGGAGGGCAATGTCGAGGTACGGCGCTGGGGCACACCGCGCAGCTTCGATTTCACCATTCAGGATCATGTGGCCCTGGGCGAAAAGTATGGCTGGCTGGATTTCGAGACTGCTGCGAAGCTTTCGGGTGCCCGCTTTGCCCTGCTGCGCGGGCCAATAGCCCGGCTGCATCGGGCGCTGGCGCAGTTCATGGTCAACCTGCACACCGCCGAGCATGGCTACGAAGAGGCCTATACCCCGTACCTGGTGCAGGCGGGCGCACTGCAGGGCACGGGCCAGTTGCCCAAGTTCGAGGAAGACCTGTTCAAGATCGCCCGCGAAGGCGAAGCCGATCTGTACCTGATCCCGACAGCCGAAGTGTCGCTGACCAATATTGTCGCCGGTGCCATTCTCGATGCCAGACAATTACCCTTGAAGTTTGTCGCGCACACTCCGTGCTTCCGCAGTGAAGCGGGCGCCTCCGGGCGTGATACGCGCGGCATGATTCGCCAGCATCAGTTCGACAAGGTCGAAATGGTGCAGATCGTCGAACCGGACAAGTCAGCCCAGGCCCTTGAGGAGCTGACCGGCAATGCCGAGAAAGTCCTGCAGTTGCTCGGTTTGCCCTACCGCGTGCTGGCGCTGTGCACCGGCGACATGGGCTTCGGTGCGGTGAAAACCTATGACCTGGAAGTCTGGGTGCCGAGCCAGGACAAGTACCGCGAAATTTCCTCCTGCTCCAACTGCGGTGATTTCCAGGCGCGACGCATGCAGGCGCGTTACCGCAACCCGGAAAGCAACAGGCCGGAGCTGGTACATACCCTCAATGGTTCAGGTCTGGCGGTTGGCCGCACGCTGGTGGCGGTGCTGGAAAACTACCAGCAGGCCGATGGCAGCATCCGGGTGCCTGACGTGCTGAAACCCTATATGGGCGGCATCGAAGTCATCGGTTGAACCAGCTAGGTGGGCTTTAGCCCACCACTGCTGGGTCAGCATCCTGCAGGGCGAAAGCCCGCCCTGCGTTCTTGCATATCCGAGGCTGCCATGGATTACTTGCCGCTGTTCCATAATCTCAAGGATCGTCCGGTGCTGGTCGTCGGCGGTGGCGAAGTGGCGCTGCGCAAGTCGCGCCTGCTCAGCGAATCCGGTGCGCAGTTGCGCGTGGTTGCGCCAGAGGTGGGTGAAGAGTTGCGGACACTGGCCGGTGCAGGTGTGCATTTGCGCAGCTATCAAACGGCAGACTTGCAGGGCGTGGTGCTGGTGATTGCGGCCACCGATGATGAAGCACTGAATGCACGTATTTCCGCAGAGGCGCAGGCCTTGTGCGTTCCGGTCAATGTGGTCGATGCCCCCAGGCTTTGCTCGGTGATTTTCCCGGCAATTGTCGACCGCTCGCCGCTGATCGTGGCGGTTACCAGTGGCGGCGATGCGCCGGTACTGGCGCGGCTGATTCGCGCCAGAATCGAAACCTGGATTCCTTCCACTTACGGGCAATTGGCCAGTCTGGCGAAGCAGTTTCGGGCCCGGGTAAAAAGCCTGCTGCCGAATGTGCAGCAGCGCCGGGTGTTCTGGGAAGAGGTGTTTCAGGGCCCGATAGCCGAGCGGGTGTTTGCCGGGCAGCCGGCCGAGGCCGAACGTCTGCTGGCCGAGAAAGTGGCCGGTGGGGCACAGGCGGTGCAGGGCGAGGTCTATCTGGTCGGTGCCGGTCCCGGCGACCCGGATCTGCTGACCTTTCGCGCCCTGCGTCTGATGCAGCAGGCCGATGTGGTGCTGTATGACCGCCTGGTGGCGCCAGCGATTATCGATATGTGCCGGCGCGATGCCGAGCGCATCTATGTTGGCAAACAACGCAGCGAGCACAGCCTGCCGCAGGAGCAGATCAACCAGCGTCTGGTTACTCTGGCCCGGGCCGGCAAGCGCGTGTTGCGTTTGAAAGGGGGCGATCCGTTCATCTTTGGCCGTGGCGGTGAAGAGATCGAGGAACTGGCCGCCCATGGCATTCCTTTTCAGGTGGTGCCGGGTATTACCGCCGCGTCGGGCTGTGCCGCTTATGCCGGCATCCCGTTGACCCATCGCGATCATGCGCAGTCCGTGCGTTTCGTTACTGGCCATCTGAAAGACGGCAGCTGTGATCTGCCCTGGAAGGATCTCACTGCTCCCGGTCAGACCCTGGTGTTTTACATGGGGTTGGTTGGTCTGCCGCTGATTTGCCAGCAGCTGATCGCCCACGGCCGCAGTGCTGACACCCCAGCGGCGCTGGTGCAGCAGGGCACTACCAAAAATCAGCGGGTTTTCACCGGAACCCTTGGCAGCCTGCCGCAGCTGGTGGCCGAGCACGAGGTGCATGCACCTACGCTGGTCATCGTCGGTGAAGTGGTGCAATTGCGCGGGAAGCTGGCGTGGTTTGAAGGGTTGGCGAACGCCTGAAATCTGCCTGCAAGCGCCTCTGGCCATGTACTTAGCGGGTCTGGACGGCGGCCCTTTGAGCCAAAGCTGAAATATCTCCCCGGTTTTTTAGCGCAAACCGATCCATCGAATATGTCAATTTATTGCTACTTTCTAGTGGGCAGGTTGGTTTTTTGACTATCGATTGAGGTTCATATGCATCCTGTTGTTGCAGAACCTCGCCGGCTGTTGGTGATTGAGCCATGCGAGGAGTGTCGTGGGTTGTTTCCCAGCCTGCAGAAGGCAGGCTGGCTGGTCGAGGCGCGGGCCTTGGGTGAGCAGGTCCATCATCCTTGTCAGGTTGGCATGCTTTGCGTGCATTCAGGAGTCGAGTCCCGTCTGGATGAACTGCGCGCCATCATTCTTGCCAGTTCGGCCGAGTGGGTAGCCGTGGTGCGTCCCGAGGACATGTCCAGCGCCAAGGTGCGTGACTTCATCAGCGAGTGGTTTTTTGATTTTCACACCAAGCCGGTCGATCTGGAGCGCTTGCTGGTTACTCTGGGGCGTGCCTGCGGCATGGCGCATCTGCGTGAGCACAGCGACAAGTATCTGGCGGATCACAGCCACGAACTGCTTGGTGAAAGCGCTTCGATCCGGGCTGTTCGGCGCTTGCTGGAAAAGCTGGGTCCGACAGACACCCCGGTGCTGGTGCGTGGTGAAAGTGGCACCGGCAAGGAGCTGGTAGCCAATACACTGCACCGCCTCTCTGCCCGCGCCAGGCAACCTCTGGTGGCGATCAACTGCGGGGCGATTCCGGAAAACCTCATCCAGTCGGAACTCTTCGGGCACGAGAAGGGGGCCTTTACCGGCGCCCATCAGCGCAAGATCGGGCGCATCGAGTCGGCCGACGGGGGCACGTTGTTTCTGGACGAGATCGGTGATCTGCCGCTGGAGATGCAGGCCAATCTATTGCGCTTTCTTCAGGAAATGACCATCGAGCGGGTCGGCGGAACCAAACCGATCAATGTCGATGTACGGGTCATTGCCGCTACCCATATCAACCTGGAAGAGGCGGTGGCCAAGGGTACTTTCCGGGAAGACTTGTATTACCGCCTGAATGTGCTGCAGGTGCAAATGCCCTCGTTGCGCGAACGCCTGCTCGATCTGCCGCAACTGGCACACCATTTTGCCAGTGTATTCAGTGAGGAGGCTGGTCGCCGGCCGCGCCGCTTCAGCCAGGCAGCGCTGCTGGCCATGACTGCACATGGCTGGCCGGGTAATGTACGCGAACTGGCCAATCGGGTCAGGCGCGGACTGGTGGTGGCGGAGGGGCGGCAGATCGAGGCCGAGGACCTGGGTCTCGAACGCACCAGCAAATTGCCGCCGGTTCTCGGCACTCTGGAAGAATACAAGCTGCAGGCCGAGCGCCAGGCCATCGGCGATGCGTTGCTGCAATACTCGCAAAACCTCAGCCAGGCAGCCCGTGCCCTGGGCGTTTCCAGACCCACCCTGTACCGCCTGTTGCACAAGCACCAGCTAAGCTGGGCAGGGCTGGATATACGGGATGCAGGCTCCTAGAAGTACAGGCTCCTAGAAGTAATAGGGGAATTTCAGGCTGAAGCTGAAGTCCGGTGCATCGGGTGTCAGGCCAATCGCCAGATTCGGCACGATGCTCAGATTCGGGGTTGGCGCAAAGGTCATGCCGATATTGTAGTAGGCAGCGTTGTAGTCACTGTTATCCACCGATTCCCAGCCCTGGCCATCTGCTTTGACTTTACTTTTCTGCGCTATGAGTTCAGAGAACGACATGGCCAGACTCATTTTCTCGTTCAGCGCGAAGGCCACACCCAGGCCGAAATTGAAGGTGTTGCCAAGATTCACCTTGCCCGGCACCTTCACCCCTTGCTGGGCACTGATATCGTTGAAACTGTCCTCGAAGTTGTAGGTGTAGCCCAGGTTGGCAAACACGATGGCCGGGTCATAGGTTTTAACCACCGAGACGCCTGGCGTAACGCCCCAGACGCCGTTGCCGGTCGGCAAATCTTCCGGTACGTAGAGATTGTCATTGGCATCGGTTTGCACCAGTTTGATCCCGTACGGATCCTTGCCGGTGGGCGCGCGGACATCGAAGCTGAATACCGCGTCGGGCTGATCGACGGTTTCGTCCATAAACTTGTAAGCCACGCCGAAAGTGACATCGCCAATACGCGGGTCTCCGTCTACCGTCTCTTCGCTGTAGGAAGTGGTTGAGCCACCGGCGCCAGCCGAGGAGTAGGTGGACTGGCGATAGTTGGTTGGCACATTCAGGCTGAATTGCCAGCGATCCCAGTTGTAGCGGCCGGTCACATCCAGGGTATAACTGTCGGACTTGATCTCATCGATATTGATGTTGCCGAGAAATATCGAATCCAGTGCCAGAAAACCGTTGAGGGCCAGCTGGCTGGAGTCGTAGTGGGTATAGGTGATACCGGTTTCCAGGCTAAACGCACCATTGCCGTAGAAACCACTGGCCTGTTGGTAGACGTCCTCGACACTGTCTGCCGGTTTCGAATCGTCCTTGAGACTGTCGCCGTAGCTGGTTGAAGTCGAGGGTGGCCCGCCAGCGGCAATGCCGGCCTGGGCAATGCTGCGTTGCGGTGCCGGGGCAGGTTGCTGGTTGCGAGCCTCCATGGCGCGCAACCTTTGCTCCAGTATCATCAGTGCATTCTGCTGTGCCTCATAACGTTTCTGCAGTGCTGCCATTTCATCACGCAGTGCTTGAGTCTCGCTTACTTCAGCTGCCTGGGCAGTCGCAATGGCGACTGCCAGAGGTAACATCAACAGACTTTTTGGCATGTGCATTAGAGGCATCTCCTTGCAAGGCACTTTTGATTTTCATCGCTCAGCATTCATGCATTTCAATAACCAGCACGGCGCATGATGGCCAGGTCCGACAGGTTGCAGTTGACCCGTTGTGCCCTGGCGGTGTTCTGCTGGAGGGCGACAGTAAGGCTGGTGAGATTGCGCACCTGATTCATCTGGCCGCTGATATTGGCCTGCTGGGCAATGCCCCCGCGGCCGATCGACTGGCTGGCCAGTCCCTGGTTCTGTCCGGCGACCAGGTCAAGTTTCAACCCGCCATTGGCAGAAGAAACCTGTACAGCGCCAGCCTCGTTGCTGAACTGCTGGTTCCCGCCCCAGCTTTTCCCTTCTGTGCTGAAGGTCTGGCCGGGGCTGCGGTCAATGTGCACGTCTACATAGTTCTCGCCGCTGTTGAAATCACCGGCGGTACGCACACTCTGGGAAATTCCCTGTACCTTGTTCAGTCCCTGGCCACCAATTACCTGGCCGCTGGCGTAATCTGGCAGATTGCTATTGCCGGATTCGTATAATGGATTAACCGTCAGGTTGGCCTGGGCCAGTCTGTTGACGGTCAAGTTGACCTGGGCGCCAATGCTGGCACCGCTGTTGTTGCGCCATTGGGTCGCCATGGTCACGCCAAAATGCACGATGCCCTCGGGCAATACATAGCGGCCACGCAAAGTGGCCATTTCGGCATCGCTGATCTCGACGGGTTTGAACAGGCTGGATCCATTAACCGGGATTGCTGGTAGCAACAGGCTGACAATCATCCATGGCTTGATTCTGAATTTCATCTCATGCTCCCGGGACATCCTGTCCGCGTGCACCAAGTGCTAGAAAAAATCACTTTGAATAAATCCGAACTCCATGAGCTCGGCATCGTTGACCAGTTTGTAACCGGGTAGCCGGTGCCTGGCGGTCAATGGCTCAGGCGGGGAGAGCAAGGGGTTGTTGCGGTCATAGTTGGGCCCGATCAGGGCGAACACGATACCGTTCCAGCCCTTGCTGAATTCTTCCTTGGTCAATTTCTGGTGTCCCAGCACGGGGTCGCCGACATACACCGCATCACCTTCGCTGCGCTGCATCACCACGAAATGCTTGTAACCGCGTACTTCGATCAGCACGATCACCGGAATACTGACACTGTCCAGCTGGCTGGTTTGAATCCGGTAGCCACGTGCCCGCATTCCCAGACTGGCTGCGTAGTTCTTCATATCCAGCATTGAAAAACCCTGGGTGCGTACCAGGTTTTCATCGGCCTGGGCAAGCATGCCCAGGATCACATCCTCTTCTGTCAGTGACCAGCCGTAGGCCTGATTGAGGATGGTGGCCATGGAAGCAGCACCACAGCTGAAGTCGGTCTTCTGTTCGACCAGATCGCTGAAGCGACGCTCGCGAATACTTTCCACCGGTTTGTACACCAGACCACCGCCGGGTAGAGCAGCGACCGGCATGCGTGCAGCTTGCGCCGGGGCGTGCCATGGCAGTGTGAGTACGCTACAGATCAGCAGCAAAAACCAGAGGCGAAACATGCTGGCAAACTCCTGTAAAAAGCGCGGAGCCCCTTTATGAGGAGCCCCGCACTATTCCGGCCTAGAGTTCGCCGCCACAGACCTGGCATCCAACCGCCATGGTCAGTGAGTTGCTCTGCTGGTTGCCACCACCGGCAGCTACGTTGACGCCGACGTTACCGCTGACGTTATTCAACGAACCGGTCACGCTGGCATTGTTGACCACTGCTTGTTTGAAGCCAGCAACCACGGGGACATTCCCGCTGACCGAGCCTTGCAGGCCAATCTTGCCGGCCTCGACAAAGCCCAGATGGCCTCTTTCCGAGCCGCTGTAGGTGCCTTCTTCGTTGAAGGCCAGAGCACCGCCGTCATTGTTAAGGTCGGAGCCGCCTTGGGTCTGGGTATCCAGGTCGAAGTGACCATCAGCCCTGCCGCCCTGGTGGCTGTTGCCAGTCCAGATATCCGGATAGACATTACCGATCTGGTCGGCAGTGCCACTGGTAGTGCCGCCTGCACGGCCGGAGTAAGAACCTCCACCAGCACCCGCATAACCGCCACCGAAGCCGCCGCTAAGCGTAACGCCCACTGAGCCGTAGTCCAGTGTGGCATTGTTGTTGGTGACATTGCCGTGGGATTGCTGCGAGGTATTGGATACGGCAAGTGCGTTGTTCGCGTCACCCGAATAGGCAATCGCCATATCGTTTTTCTGCTGATTGTAGTTGCCTGCAGTAATGTTGATACCAACGTTACCACTGGACCCGTTGGCCGAATTTTTCAGCGAGGCATTGTTTGGTACGCTGAAGTTATTCAGTGCGTTGTTACGGCCTACCTGACTAATATCGGATGTAGCAAAGATGAAGGCCGAGTCGGCAGCAGCAATTGCGGCCGCATTGGCTTGCTGGTTGTTGTCACCGGCGGCGACGTTGACGCCGACATTACCGCTGGCACCACCCAGAGAACCATCAACGGAGGCAGTGTTCTTGGTGCCTTCGTTCTTGACCAGATTGTTACCGTTGATCTGGCTGTCATTCAGCACGGCGCCAGCTTCGGTTTTGTTACGGTCGTTGTTGTCATTTCCACCGGGTCTGCCTTCAGCGTAAGCACCGGCCGACAGAACAGTGGCAAGCGCTAGTGCCAGAGGGGTGAGCAGATATTTGGTTTTCATTTTTGTATCTCCCATCACAGTTGTGTTGACGGATAAACGGAGTTATTCCGAAATCCGGATGCCGAGGCTATTCAGGCTGCGATTACCTACCCCGGCGCTCTGGTTCAACTGGACCACACCACGGCTGTTACCAAATGCGGCATCGTCTATCGAGACGACCCGCCCTCCGCTTTGAGGTTCTGTTGCACCCGAGAGGTTTGCAGGCGTGACGCTTTGTTGCGCCAGCGCACTGTCATCCAGGCCTTGCGGAGCGCCACCGGCGATGCGCAAGGCATTGATCTGTTGGTTGCCGCCACCGGCACCCTGATTGATTCCCACGATGCCCTGACTGCCGGCAAAGGAACTGCCGCCAATATGGGCAGCGGCATTCACTTGTGTCGGGTTGGCAATCTGGTTGTTGCTTTGCTGGACATTGGTCTGCGCGGCAGACTGGTTGCCGATGGCAATGGCGCGGGCATTGGCCTGCTGCTGGGCATCACCGGCAGCCTGATTGAACATCAGGTTGCCCTGGAAGTTTTGACCGCTCCGGTTGATGCTGGCATCGGCCTGCATGGCAGGTTCGGCCAACAACAGCTGGCTGCACAGGGCACTGACGAGGAAAAGGGTTAGCCGGCGCATGTCATTGTCCTGGAAGTGCTTGCGTGAGAGGTCGCAGGCCTTGCTGGACACCCCGGTTGACGGTGCCGGCAATTCCGCCGGTCGCACCGCCACCACCGCCAGCCTTGCCGCCTATGCCGGAAGTGGCACGGGTGATGCGCTGATTGCTGACACCGTTTTGCTGCAAGGAACCGGGGCGCCCGGTGAGCATGTGCATGGAAGCTGCCATGCCACTGTTTACATGGGCGAAGTCGGAGTCGCTCAACTCACCGGCCGCCACCGCATTGCTAATGTCGACATAGGCTTCCGGTGAAGTCTTGACGACCCGCGGGTTGGGATCCGGGGCCAGTGGCGTGCGGGTTGCGGTGCGCGGCTGTACCTCACGCATAAGTACAATCTGGCCGTCATTTTCGGCACTTGCCGGCCCGCCCAACAAGACCGCGAGGCTGGTGCCGAGTAACCAGATGATTATGCCGGACTGCCTGTTCATTCTTCCGCTCCTGCTGTGAAGTGTTGAACCCTTTGCGGTTCTAACAACGCAGAGAACGTGCCAGTAATTAATATTCCTATAAAATCAATAAGTTAGATTTTAGTATGGAAGTGGTTTTCAGCGACTGTAAAGCTGCTGAGACAGTCATCGAATGGTCGTAAACCTCCCGGCAGTGCGGTGGGGCTAGCAGTAACGGCTTTTGTCGGGTCGCGTGCGCTGCACAAAGTGTTTCATTGCTGATACACCCCTAAGCACCCCGAAACGGCAGATTTCCGCAGAACGGGAGTAGCGGAACAACCGCTGGCAGCTTTTGCTGCGGGCCCTGTAGCGCGTTCAGGGCTGCACGAGGCGCGCTATCTTGCCGATCAGCCACTGTAACGCCGGGTCGCTTTCACGCAAGGCGACGCTGGTGATCTCCAGCTCAAAGGGTTCCAGCGCAAACGGCAGCTCGTGCAGTTGTAATGGCAACAGGCCGGCGAAGTAGCGCGCCAGGCGGCGAGGCAATACGGCGACCAGATCGGTACTGGCAGCTATATGGGCCGCTTGCAGGTAGTTGGCCGTGGTGCAGGTAATCTGCCGTTGCAGGCCTTGCTCGTTCAGCCACTGGTCGACCATGCCCTTGCTCTGGCCGCCATGCACCCACAGATGACGCAGTGCCAGAAAACCTTGCAGGTCCGGTGCGCGTTGTACCTGCGGGTGGTCACGGCGTACCGCCAGCTGCAGGGTTTCCTGCAGCCACGGGCGGCGCATGACGCGTGGCGGCAGTTCGGCAAAGCGCCCCAGTGCCAGATCCAGTTCGCCCTTGTCGAGGGCATCCAGCGGCAGGTTCGGGCCGAGGTTGCAGGTATCGATGCGTACCTGCGGCGCTTCAATGCTGAGTTGTTGCAGCAGGCGTGGCAGGCACAGCAATTCGACATAGTCGGTCATGGCAATGCGAAACCGCTAGCGACTGGCCGGATC of Pseudomonas pohangensis contains these proteins:
- the lolA gene encoding outer membrane lipoprotein chaperone LolA gives rise to the protein MGFIRMLLIALLAIPGLPLQAADDTAVQRLTGLLNQAQTISGRFSQLTLDGSGTQLQETSGDMSLKRPGQFRWHTDAPMEQLLVSNGETIWLYDPDLMQVTIQKMDQRLTHTPALLLSGDVSKIAESFDITLKEGGNVVDFILKPKAADSLFESLRLSFRGGMINDMQLIDNVGQRTNILFLGVKMNPPIAASQFTFEVPEGVDVIQE
- a CDS encoding replication-associated recombination protein A, translated to MELFRNEPLVQPLAARLRATCLDEYVGQQHLLAPGKPLREALEQGALHSMIFWGPPGVGKTTLARLLAEVSDAHFETISAVLSGVKEIRQAVDLARQQAAQYGRRTILFVDEVHRFNKSQQDAFLPFVEDGTLIFIGATTENPSFELNNALLSRARVYVLKSLDEAALRRLAERALSEEKGLGKRGLSLPEESLQLLLAAADGDGRRLLNLLENAADLAEDGQAISADLLQSLLGDGVRRFDKGGEAFYDQISALHKSVRGSDPDATLYWYARMLDGGCDPLYIARRVVRMASEDIGNADPRALTLCLNAWDVQERLGSPEGELAVAQALVYLACAPKSNAVYSAFKAAMRDAAEQGSLEVPLHLRNAPTRLMKELGYGGEYRYAHDEPEAYAAGEDYFPEQLQPRRYYQPVPRGLELKIRDKLEHLATLDSQSPRQRRKP
- the crcB gene encoding fluoride efflux transporter CrcB, giving the protein MIQVAMAVAAGGALGSLLRFLVSSWVVDNWPRHFYLGTFAVNLLGCFAIGFLSAVFLLRADLPLPLRTGLTVGVLGGLTTFSSFSLEVVTLLESGQHGTAAGYLLGSVLGGLAAAWLGMTLARL
- the serS gene encoding serine--tRNA ligase; the encoded protein is MLDAKLVRSQLHEVAERLATRGFQLDVARFEALESQRKSVQTRTEQLQNERNTRSKAIGQAKARGEDIAPLLAEVDQLGSDLESGKRELEALQLELDNLMLNMPNLPDASVPVGADEEGNVEVRRWGTPRSFDFTIQDHVALGEKYGWLDFETAAKLSGARFALLRGPIARLHRALAQFMVNLHTAEHGYEEAYTPYLVQAGALQGTGQLPKFEEDLFKIAREGEADLYLIPTAEVSLTNIVAGAILDARQLPLKFVAHTPCFRSEAGASGRDTRGMIRQHQFDKVEMVQIVEPDKSAQALEELTGNAEKVLQLLGLPYRVLALCTGDMGFGAVKTYDLEVWVPSQDKYREISSCSNCGDFQARRMQARYRNPESNRPELVHTLNGSGLAVGRTLVAVLENYQQADGSIRVPDVLKPYMGGIEVIG
- the cysG gene encoding siroheme synthase CysG, whose protein sequence is MDYLPLFHNLKDRPVLVVGGGEVALRKSRLLSESGAQLRVVAPEVGEELRTLAGAGVHLRSYQTADLQGVVLVIAATDDEALNARISAEAQALCVPVNVVDAPRLCSVIFPAIVDRSPLIVAVTSGGDAPVLARLIRARIETWIPSTYGQLASLAKQFRARVKSLLPNVQQRRVFWEEVFQGPIAERVFAGQPAEAERLLAEKVAGGAQAVQGEVYLVGAGPGDPDLLTFRALRLMQQADVVLYDRLVAPAIIDMCRRDAERIYVGKQRSEHSLPQEQINQRLVTLARAGKRVLRLKGGDPFIFGRGGEEIEELAAHGIPFQVVPGITAASGCAAYAGIPLTHRDHAQSVRFVTGHLKDGSCDLPWKDLTAPGQTLVFYMGLVGLPLICQQLIAHGRSADTPAALVQQGTTKNQRVFTGTLGSLPQLVAEHEVHAPTLVIVGEVVQLRGKLAWFEGLANA
- a CDS encoding sigma-54 dependent transcriptional regulator; the protein is MHPVVAEPRRLLVIEPCEECRGLFPSLQKAGWLVEARALGEQVHHPCQVGMLCVHSGVESRLDELRAIILASSAEWVAVVRPEDMSSAKVRDFISEWFFDFHTKPVDLERLLVTLGRACGMAHLREHSDKYLADHSHELLGESASIRAVRRLLEKLGPTDTPVLVRGESGTGKELVANTLHRLSARARQPLVAINCGAIPENLIQSELFGHEKGAFTGAHQRKIGRIESADGGTLFLDEIGDLPLEMQANLLRFLQEMTIERVGGTKPINVDVRVIAATHINLEEAVAKGTFREDLYYRLNVLQVQMPSLRERLLDLPQLAHHFASVFSEEAGRRPRRFSQAALLAMTAHGWPGNVRELANRVRRGLVVAEGRQIEAEDLGLERTSKLPPVLGTLEEYKLQAERQAIGDALLQYSQNLSQAARALGVSRPTLYRLLHKHQLSWAGLDIRDAGS